The Nitrospira sp. CR1.1 genomic sequence AGGTCTTTTCGGAAACAGGAGTGATCTCATGACGCGAAGGGCGAGTCGAAATTTATTGCTCAATACTCACAGATGTTACAACTAATGGCTTCACCTTAATCATAAGTCCACAATGCGAGAGGAAATACAAATGATGCCCGATAGTATTTCTAGACGGGTGCTGCTGAAACGCGCGGCGGCGTTCGGGCTGCTGGCCGCGGTAGAGCCACTGATTCCCGCCTGCGCCTGGACGGGCGACGTAACGAAGGCCTCTGCATCTGTCGGGTTACAGACCACGCTCAGCGGTCACGTCATCGATCTGGCCATTGAGGAGACACCTTTTACAGTGAACGGACGAACCGCGACCGCGATGACCGTCAACGGAACGATCCCGGGCCCGGTGGTTCGCCTGCGAGAAGGCCAAGACGTGACGCTGCGGGTCACGAACCGGTTGACGGAAATAACGTCGATTCACTGGCATGGGTTGCTGCTGCCGCCCGACATGGACGGCGTGCCGGGGGTCAGCTTCGCGGGCATCAAGCCCGGCACGACGTTCACCTATCGCTTTCCAATCAAGCAGAGCGGCACCTACTGGTTTCATAGCCACTCGGGCGGCCAAGAAATGCGGGGGATCTACGCGCCGATGATCCTTGATCCTCTCGAACCCGAGCCATTTCACTATGACCGTGAGTACATAGTGATGCTCTCGGACTGGAGTTTCGAGTCGCCTGAAGCCGTCCTCGCCCATCTTAAAAAGCTCCCCGGCTACTATAACTTCCAGCGGCGCACGGCGGGGGAGTTCTTCTCCAACATCGCGAGCTGGGGCCTGTGGGCGACACTCAAGAACTACGTGATGTGGGACGAGATGCGGATGGACCCGACGGACTTCGCGGATGTCACCGGCTACACCTTCACGTACCTCATGAACGGCATGTCTCCGGGCGCGAATTGGACCGGACTGTTTCGCCCAGGAGAGAAAATCCGCCTGCGCTTCATCAACGCGGCCTCCATGACGTTCTATGACGTCCGCATCCCTGGTCTCACGATGACCGTCGTGCAGGCGGACGGACAGAACGTCCAGCCGGTGCTCGTGGAGGAGTTTCGCTTCGGTCCGGCGGAAACGTACGACGTGATCGTCGAACCGACTGGCGACCGCGCCTACACCATCTTTGCCGAGACACTGGATCGCAGCGGCTTCGCACGTGGGACGCTCGCGCCACGGCTTGGGATGACCGCGTCTATTCCCGAGCGTCGTCTCCGTCCTCTCCGGACGATGGAAGACATGGGGATGAGTATGGAAGGGATGGCTATGCCGGGCATGCAGCATTCGAACGG encodes the following:
- a CDS encoding copper resistance system multicopper oxidase, giving the protein MPDSISRRVLLKRAAAFGLLAAVEPLIPACAWTGDVTKASASVGLQTTLSGHVIDLAIEETPFTVNGRTATAMTVNGTIPGPVVRLREGQDVTLRVTNRLTEITSIHWHGLLLPPDMDGVPGVSFAGIKPGTTFTYRFPIKQSGTYWFHSHSGGQEMRGIYAPMILDPLEPEPFHYDREYIVMLSDWSFESPEAVLAHLKKLPGYYNFQRRTAGEFFSNIASWGLWATLKNYVMWDEMRMDPTDFADVTGYTFTYLMNGMSPGANWTGLFRPGEKIRLRFINAASMTFYDVRIPGLTMTVVQADGQNVQPVLVEEFRFGPAETYDVIVEPTGDRAYTIFAETLDRSGFARGTLAPRLGMTASIPERRLRPLRTMEDMGMSMEGMAMPGMQHSNGGGMTMPGMGSPAERPSMKPSADTPNMEHMQHDLHKERMPGMGGQPRAKTPGAEPVKHDSDDHGTGNQTVAEYSQTRFGEPGRGLENSPWRVLLYTDLKSLTPYPDQREPEREIELHVTGNMGDRYMWSFDGKKYSDAPEPIRFRYGERLRVTFVNDTMMEHPLHLHGMWMHLENGTGPYLPRKHTVIVKPAERVSVAVSADAPGCWAFHCHLLLHMEAGMFRVIEVSDKEL